The following are from one region of the Sorghum bicolor cultivar BTx623 chromosome 2, Sorghum_bicolor_NCBIv3, whole genome shotgun sequence genome:
- the LOC110432163 gene encoding putative receptor-like protein kinase At4g00960 translates to MQKWRFPQPVSHRRRSPGPGQGGWYTLVVAFPWRRRSKPPVLLPLAMLAGSCVFVALALLLPSVPPAAATQEFYCDDSTYADNSTFQANLNLLGAALPANASASPAGYATGAVGAAPDQVNGMVLCRGDTNASSCSSCVAAAFRDAQQRCPLTKGATVYKDDCTLRFAGIRFLDFLREDQWLVSELVPSIDPGPGSVNAADAWFDAAVTGIFTALVDRAAAASNATRKYFATGEMDFDPKLYGLAQCAPDLTLAQCQSCLGDLESRVTTQFLSGRPLGNNAFHVWCSLRYSVSPFYAGRAMLQLPAPPAPPPTATPTPHSSGRKMNAAGISAGITCVVVLMLILSVFFFIRFRLRIKVKKNDHSLKKIGRAQCTIFDLLTLEEATEHFSEKNKLGEGGFGIVYKGILSDGQEIAVKKLLGRAGSGLDQLQNEVQLLAELQHKNLVGLQGFCSHHNDTLLVYEYIKNGSLDSILFDDSKGNALDWEQQYNIIFGIAKGILYLHEDSTMRIIHRDLKANNILLDDNMEPKIADFGLARLIGEGHTHTQTARVVGTFGYMAPEYVLHGRVSPKIDIFSFGVLVLEIVTRRSNCNSDDHSTVNLLSDVWDHWKKGTMSQMLHGSLNEFARSQALRCIHIGLLCVQPEPDDRPDISAVVFMLTRDSIELKPPAQPAFFFGSESPSASRSDGQSSYVYARSGFMLEQGVSVNGITLSELYPR, encoded by the exons ATGCAAAAATGGCGCTTCCCACAGCCAGTCAGCCACCGTCGCCGCTCGCCGGGGCCAGGGCAGGGCGGTTGGTATACTTTGGTTGTTGCATTTCCTTGGCGAAGGAGAAGCAAGCCGCCCGTCCTTTTGCCGCTGGCGATGCTCGCCGGCAGCTGCGTCTTTGTCGCCCTCGCGCTGCTTCTGCCGTCGGTACCGCCGGCCGCGGCGACCCAGGAGTTTTACTGCGACGATTCCACCTATGCGGACAACAGCACGTTCCAGGCGAACCTGAACCTCCTCGGCGCGGCGCTCCCCGCCAACGCCTCCGCCTCGCCGGCAGGGTACGCCACAGGCGCCGTCGGTGCGGCGCCGGACCAGGTCAACGGGATGGTGCTCTGCCGCGGCGACACGAAcgcttcctcctgctcctcctgcGTCGCGGCTGCGTTCCGGGACGCGCAGCAGCGCTGCCCCCTCACGAAGGGCGCCACCGTCTACAAGGACGATTGCACCCTTCGCTTCGCCGGCATCCGGTTCCTCGACTTCCTCAGAGAGGACCAGTGGCTCGTCTCAGAATTGGT TCCCTCGATTGACCCGGGCCCTGGGAGCGTCAACGCCGCAGATGCCTGGTTCGACGCCGCCGTTACGGGGATCTTCACGGCCCTGGTCgaccgcgcggcggcggcgagcaacGCGACGAGGAAGTACTTCGCCACGGGGGAGATGGATTTCGACCCTAAGCTCTACGGGCTCGCGCAGTGCGCGCCGGATCTGACGCTGGCGCAGTGCCAGAGCTGCCTCGGAGACCTCGAGTCGAGGGTGACGACGCAGTTCCTGAGCGGACGGCCCCTCGGGAACAACGCTTTCCATGTGTGGTGCTCCCTGAGGTATAGTGTGTCGCCGTTCTACGCCGGCCGGGCGATGCTGCAGCTTCCGGCGCCGCCGGCACCTCCACCAACGGCCACGCCCACGCCCCATTCTTCAG GGAGGAAAATGAATGCAGCAGGAATCTCTGCAGGCATAACCTGTGTTGTTGTGTTGATGTTAATTCTTTCGGTCTTTTTCTTTATTCGCTTCAGGCTAAGGATTAAAGTGAAGAAAAATGATCACT CACTGAAGAAGATAGGGAGAGCTCAATGCACGATCTTTGATTTGCTGACGCTGGAAGAGGCGACTGAACATTTCTCAGAGAAAAATAAGCTTGGAGAAGGTGGTTTTGGTATTGTGTACAAG GGGATACTGTCAGACGGGCAAGAGATAGCAGTCAAGAAACTTTTAGGAAGAGCCGGGTCTGGGTTAGATCAGCTACAGAATGAGGTGCAGCTACTGGCAGAGCTTCAGCACAAGAATCTTGTTGGGTTACAGGGTTTCTGCTCGCATCATAATGATACACTGCTAGTTTATGAATACATCAAGAATGGGAGCCTTGACAGCATTCTATTTG ATGATAGCAAGGGAAATGCACTTGACTGGGAGCAACAGTACAACATCATCTTTGGAATTGCCAAGGGGATATTGTATCTCCATGAGGACTCAACCATGAGGATCATCCATCGGGACCTGAAGGCAAATAACATTCTTCTTGATGACAACATGGAACCGAAAATTGCAGATTTTGGGTTGGCAAGGCTTATAGGAGAAGGCCACACCCATACTCAGACAGCCAGAGTTGTTGGGACATT CGGCTATATGGCGCCAGAGTATGTATTGCATGGTCGTGTGTCGCCCAAGATCGACATCTTTAGCTTCGGCGTGTTGGTCCTTGAGATCGTGACCAGGAGAAGCAACTGCAACTCTGATGACCACAGCACTGTGAATCTCCTTAGTGAT GTCTGGGATCACTGGAAGAAAGGGACGATGTCGCAAATGCTTCATGGATCGCTGAATGAGTTTGCTCGAAGCCAAGCGCTGCGATGCATCCACATTGGCCTGCTGTGTGTCCAGCCGGAACCTGACGATAGGCCTGACATATCAGCCGTAGTGTTCATGCTAACCAGGGATAGCATAGAGCTCAAGCCGCCGGCGCAGCCTGCATTCTTCTTTGGTAGCGAATCACCTTCAGCTTCACGGTCAGATGGTCAAAGCAGCTATGTATATGCCCGGTCTGGTTTCATGCTGGAACAGGGCGTCTCTGTGAACGGGATTACACTCAGTGAACTGTATcctagatag